In a genomic window of Pelecanus crispus isolate bPelCri1 chromosome 1, bPelCri1.pri, whole genome shotgun sequence:
- the ASCL1 gene encoding achaete-scute homolog 1, whose protein sequence is MASGSPARMASGAGQPPFLQPACFFAAAVAAAAAAAPPGPPPPPPPPPQPSPAGGQPSPGGKAPAPRAAKRQRSASPELMRCKRRLNFSGFGYSLPQQQPAAVARRNERERNRVKLVNLGFATLREHVPNGAANKKMSKVETLRSAVEYIRALQQLLDEHDAVSAAFQAGVLSPTISPSYSHDMNSMAGSPVSSYSSDEGSYDPLSPEEQELLDFTSWF, encoded by the coding sequence ATGGCCAGCGGCAGCCCCGCCAGGATGGCCAGCGGCGCCGGGCAGCCGCCCTTCCTGCAGCCGGCCTGCTTCTTCGCCGCGGCggtggccgccgccgccgccgccgccccgccggggccgccgccgccgccgccgccgccgccgcagccgagcccggcgggcgggcagccctCTCCGGGCGGCAAGGCCCCGGCGCCGCGGGCCGCCAAACGGCAGCGCTCGGCCTCGCCGGAGCTGATGCGCTGCAAGCGGCGGCTGAACTTCAGCGGCTTCGGGTACAGcctgccgcagcagcagccggcGGCCGTGGCGCGGCGCAACGAGCGGGAGCGCAACCGGGTGAAGCTGGTGAACCTGGGCTTCGCCACCCTGCGGGAGCACGTCCCCAACGGCGCCGCCAACAAGAAGATGAGCAAAGTGGAGACGCTGCGCTCCGCCGTCGAGTACATCCGcgccctgcagcagctgctcgACGAGCACGACGCCGTCAGCGCCGCCTTCCAGGCCGGCGTCCTCTCGCCCACCATCTCGCCCAGCTACTCCCACGACATGAACTCCATGGCGGGCTCCCCCGTCTCCTCCTACTCCTCCGACGAGGGCTCCTACGATCCGCTCAGCCCcgaggagcaggagctgctcgACTTCACCAGCTGGTTCTGA